In Chanodichthys erythropterus isolate Z2021 chromosome 18, ASM2448905v1, whole genome shotgun sequence, the following are encoded in one genomic region:
- the zc2hc1c gene encoding zinc finger C2HC domain-containing protein 1C encodes MQTVPHHHLTHHFWERETVPSKLPFLYRESMSRLRSPSGTHHSSRLDVLENQEGRSLRERQHPWQHPDIIHRKKNTEQNEYVPSRRTLDKIFPLKPVLHKRAFSLSNVTKPEHQERFYSCLPALTHQAAVRHQQKAGRKLDPLNLDREHQEHKQTHLSKEIHSKQMMLQQKIFKTEETLRRVQKEKTKERNQSYLEDNRFYSNGYSDWDEERHRYGNARDDMERWEREVKRSREREGRRRPLTLEMAKSHKLEEKRDWDDYEHTAKGWNRETGNGRRERGMGQDNYVRRRSEMHNLREDDVRKPNSSDSMRRDRAHLKHERRENKEGLYQLTSRLMKEAAGSTDRIPSQRGNRLQQVELSPEEDPDAPHQLVPCNVCHRCFARERLETHMRVCEKKRPQRKVFDMSQYRAKGTELEEFMKINSRSKTPERKKNNWRQKHEAFIQTMRQGRSHEPQSVSNLNPEYVTCPHCGRKFAPGPAERHIPKCQNIKSRPAPPKQPQTSARKRTAR; translated from the exons ATGCAAACGGTGCCACACCATCACCTCACACATCACTTCTGGGAAAGAGAGACCGTACCATCAAAACTTCCATTCTTGTACAGAGAGAGCATGAGCAGACTCCGCAGTCCCTCGGGAACTCATCACAGCTCCAGGCTGGATGTTCTGGAAAACCAAGAGGGAAGGTCCCTGAGAGAGAGACAACATCCCTGGCAACATCCAGACATCATCCATAGGAAGAAAAACACGGAGCAGAATGAATACGTTCCTTCACGGAGAACTTTAGACAAAATATTCCCTCTGAAACCAGTCCTCCACAAGAGGGCGTTCAGCCTGAGTAATGTCACCAAACCAGAACATCAAGAGAGATTTTACTCATGTCTGCCTGCACTAACCCATCAAGCTGCCGTCAGACACCAGCAGAAGGCTGGCAGGAAACTAGACCCTCTCAATCTGGACCGGGAGCACCAGGAACACAAGCAAACACACCTTTCAAAGGAAATCCACTCCAAGCAGATGATGCTCCAGCAgaagattttcaaaacagaagaGACCCTGCGAAGAGTCCAAAAAGAGAAGACTAAAGAGAGAAACCAGAGTTATTTAGAGGACAACAGGTTCTATAGTAACGGATACAGCGATTGGGATGAGGAAAGGCACAGATATGGGAATGCAAGAGATGATATGGAAAGATGGGAGCGAGAGGTAAAGAGGAGCAGAGAAAGGGAGGGCAGGAGGAGACCTTTGACTTTAGAGATGGCAAAGAGTCACAAACTGGAGGAAAAGAGAGATTGGGATGACTACGAACACACAGCAAAAGGCTGGAACAGAGAAACTGGTAATGGGCGACGAGAGCGAGGAATGGGACAAGACAATTACGTCAGAAGAAGGAGCGAAATGCACAACCTCAGAGAAGATGACGTGAGAAAACCGAACTCGTCTGACTCTATGAGAAGGGACCGAGCTCACCTCAAACATGAGAGGAGGGAAAATAAAGAGGGTTTGTATCAGCTCACATCAAGGCTTATGAAGGAGGCCGCTGGCAGCACGGACAGGATTCCCAGCCAGAGAGGAAACCGACTGCAGCAGGTGGAGCTCAGTCCGGAGGAGGATCCCGACGCTCCGCACCAGCTGGTTCCATGTAACGTGTGCCATCGATGCTTCGCACGAGAGCGGCTGGAGACGCACATGAGGGTGTGTGAGAAAAAGCGGCCGCAGCGCAAGGTCTTCGACATGTCACAGTACAGAGCCAAAGGAACAGAGCTGGAGGAGTTCATGAAGATCAACAGCAGAAGCAAAACGCCCGAA CgcaagaagaataattggcgGCAGAAACACGAGGCATTCATTCAAACCATGCGTCAGGGTCGATCTCACGAGCCACAGTCAGTCTCCAATCTAAATCCAGAATATGTAACCTGCCCTCATTGTGGCCGCAAATTTGCCCCAGGCCCGGCAGAGAGACACATCCCAAAGTGCCAGAACATCAAGAGCAGACCAGCACCTCCTAAACAACCGCAGACCAGCGCGAGGAAGAGGACGGCGCGCTGA